GTCCTGACGGGGAAACGCGATACCCGATATCCGAACCGATTCGGGGTAGGGATTGGGGCATGTCTACCCCGACCTGATATCaatacctatatctatatactataaGTGATTAGTTTTGAATCTATATTTCACacttaaatcaattaaatttgTATCTATGTTTAACAAATTGCACATTCATTTTTCAAACCATCAAGAATAAGTAGTATTCTTTCTCAAATCATACaaattttggtaaatatttgTGAAAAATAACTATCTTTATTGGGTCGATTTTCGGGTTTTGGGCATGATTTTATCCCCGGTGGGGGTCCCCGATAAGGTACCCGATGGGTATCAGGTCAGGTTTGGGTCGCATACTCCTTATCGGGTCCGGGTTCGAGTTTAGCACTACCCGCCCCGAACCCAACCCATTGCCATTCCTACATGTTACATATTGCAATTAAGTTACTCAAAGTGTGTCATAAAAAAATGGATAATTTTGTAACCAATTATATCTTTagaatccattttttttttatatatttgattccttatatcataaaaaattaaaaaatattcattGTGTTGGTAACTTGGTATACATAAAAGTTCTCCCTCTTagcttaaaatataaataaataaaaacaaatgaaaccAAAAAGGGCACACTATTGAATATTGATAGTAGGGAATTTAGGGagtgtttggtattgcgattacaaaacaaaatctgtattttcaaaatagattatgtgttTTCAAAAGCATGTAGGTATATGTTTCATTAAAACTTTGTTTTCATAGTCGATAATAACTTTttcatataaacattttttcaaaatagattatgtgttTAGCTATTGACACCTTAAAAGGGATGAAATTCGCTTACAACTAGCTAAGCAAAATACACAATGAAACCccaaaaataaatttcaaagaCGAATAGACTTGAACCAAGAACATAAAGCGCATCCAAATAAACTTACCCAAATGTCATGTATTATCGATTGTTTGTTATAATAATTGATTATATAGTACATATTTCCCCACACATCGCTACTCAGAAAAGGATGTACCTCATGGGTCGCCTGCCCAGAGTTCACAGCCAACACATATCAACTAGCCAGAACAGTCTAAAATCACCATCACCGGATGATTGTGTGTGTCTGTGATACATTATAATCTTGGCACCGGTGAAAAATTAAGGCAGAAgacattaaaaatttataaataaaaaacaaaacggCTGAATATGGACCGGTTTGTTAATCattcttttttgtttgtgtgAGAATTGACATAATGGAAAGAATGGAAGTAGAAACCCAAATTATGTAAGACCCAATTAGGTGCATATCTCGGCCCATTCCTCGCTCTCTTTTTCGTTTTTTCCATTATGTTTTTCTTAACGCAAAACCTAAAATTAATCATATCatcattattttaattatacacACAATTTAAATCGTTGTTGAATTGTTTTTTCTATTGAATATCTTCTTCTTAGACAAAATTTTCGAACACTGCATAACGACTTATACATTTGTCTACAAAAGTATATATACGAGAATACATTTATAATGATACCGGATACCCAAAATACGAAACTTCTGATTAATCATGAATTGGGTTCATAAAATAAATGATCATAGCTCCAAACGTAAGACCCCCATATGGTAGGCAATTAAGGTCCAATATTAGAACCATGTGTCCACCTAGCTCACAATTTATGCTTTGACAATAAAAAGCCAAGTACTGTTTTAACAACTATCGTGCAAGCAAAACTAACCTTTGGATTGTAGCCTTTCGTAGCTCTCAAAAGAAGCAACATTCTAGTCAACCTACAAACAGTAGGTAAACACTAAACAGTAAACACATTCGGTGAATAAAGAATGGATAACCTTAAATTTCTGTTTTTAAGTATATGTTTGATGTGCAAGATGCTAACAAGGTGACGCttgttttattattagataAAGGTTTATGTTTTACTAAAAAAACATGTTTGATGTCCATCAATTTCgcatattacaaaaataaaaacaaaaacaatcgCATATTACCATTAAAAATCCATTTGCCTCTAAATCTGGTTAAAACCTGATATCAATTTTCTCAACCAACTAAAACTTGTGAAATGAGTTATAATTACCAATGACAATCGTATCGTGTTTGAGTTCAAGTGTTTATATATCTTATAACAGACCCAACTCGTTTAGTTAATCCTGTTAAAATGTTGATACTAAACCCAATTCATAGGTTCTTTAATTTAAGTCAACCCAAGTATtatctatattaagttataaaacatttgatgcaaaattttaaatttgatttttttttttaagaactatACTATACtatcattttgttttttgtttttttttcgcAAAGTGAGTTTCGGttcagacgtgttggagacAGTTTTAACCAGATATTTTCTGGACTTCCAACCCTCTTCTCATGTAAATTATCTTTGAGATAAGAACCCCAAGGCTCCAACCCGAGACCTTGGGTAAACTCATCATAGGGACCACATATTGGATTTAGAAAATACCCCTGTACACAGTGGTTTATACTATCTTTATCTAATGGAGATTATTTTCGTCATTTCCAtgtagttattttttatttttattttttggtagTATTTACATGGGTCCCTATGTAAACCTGTCAAGGCAACtctattaatgttttttttaattaaaagaaagaaaaaagaaattttatatgtaatttatgctcccttataaaaattatcgCACCCACCATTTTTACAAGAAAGAAATAGTTACATatgaaattactaaattacccttaataaacacctattatgaaaataatttttatataatactaaatttgcccttaatgaattaatttacactttaaacttctattttaataattaacactttaaggtcttatctttttaaaaaattttactaTCACGATTAAATCAACCTACATCACTTGACATCGTTACCACGACCACCACtacaatagtaccatcaccaaCAACATTATACCACTTTCCTTACCACCGAcgctgcattgtgcgggtatCATTCTCTTATTAAATTAAGAAAGTAGAATTTCAAAGTGAACATATAAAAATCCCGTATATCAGGCCTAGCTGGATTTGGAGAATGCCATCACCAAAAACCACTTGTAGAAAGTTTGTTGGTGGGAGTGCTATGTATTTAGTAGTTTATTATTCCCACAAAGCGTGAATCTGCACCAATCGGGCTGTAATCTTTTACTATTTACTCGTCATTGCACTCgtatactttttcttttatattaatatgttaCAGTACTAACACTCGAAATTGATTAAAATAGTAACACGACCAGCCCATCTTAGAAGGGAATTGGTAGCGGATTTTTAATTCAAAGGATCAAGTTTCTTTGACGTATAAGGTTATCTTAAATGCTGAGGACATCTCATGCATAtctttataaatctttaaaatccTATTTAAAATTCTTTAGTTTACtttcaaccatacaaacatccttacatatttttatatttatatacaaacaaaaaaatagtaTTGGAGATAGCCTGATGGCATGTCTTTAAGTACggacatacataaaaaaaaaatctttaattttgtACAAGTTTTAATGACAAAGAATATTCATGAACAACTAAGGACACCCAATAACACCCTCATTGAAGATAGTTTAAgggttttgtatatatagttgCAAATACTTGTAAGTGGGTTTCCATCATGCCATCATGTAACTGATGTAGAGTAAAATTGAGATAACACAATCAAACCTATTGATTCACACGAATAACgagaacaattttttttaattatatatagggtagagatccaaAGAGAATATTATAATCGTTCAGACTTGTCGGAAATAATTGTATTTTCCCATTGTTCACCACTTTCTTAATATTATAATGGGCGGTTAAAAAAACcgaataggttaaccggttattattaatcgaAATCGGTTAAATAGGTTCTAGTTTTAAAACCTAGAAATCAGTTATTAGCTGATACAAGTTAACCGTAACCGATTATTactatttcaaaaaataactaaaacaggttattaaaattaataaccgaaatcggttaaccGTATCTACCCCTAGGCCGAAAGCTAtcccaaaaagaaaataagacaAAACCCAAAAAAGTTCGGCTGTGAGTACCGTTCTAGTTCTAAGCAGGGGcgggggggcaagggggtccaatgcccccctccaaatttaaattttgtcatgtatttttaaataagacaaaacccaaaaatttctataggtttttaacattttgccccttttagatttatttttcataagttttttaagtttgtctattttaaaatttttttctggTAATGCCTCTGGTTCTAAGGGTTAGGTCAAACCCAAGGACAAATGCAATACCTCAAGAATTCAATTCATGAATATTATTCCAAACTGATTTACCATAGTGGTTTCACAATGAATTTTTGACAGGGGAATGATACCGGTAAACCCAAAGGCTATCCATCTTCTTCTTAGCTGAATTATTCCGAAGGCAACAggttttatcctttcttttttcttttttttttttatcatacaaatatatatgacatatcacatatagttctttttgattttatattcaGAGAAAGACTAATACTTTTATGgtgacatatatataaatatataagtaaagTATGGTTGGTGTTGGAAGCTGGAAACCTCCTGATATATCGATATTGCGAAAGTGAACATATGTGTAACAAAAGTGTGTTAAACTATTCAACTTCTAAGTGGAATCTAGCAAGTAAAGTGGTAGCACTAGTTTGGTTTGAAATTCCACTGGTATTATATTGGTTTTGAGCCTTTTTTTGTTGGGTGGTCTGGAAATAAAGTTTCAATCTCCTTTACAACTAATATAATTTGCTTCAAAGATTAATTTTCCCTTAGTTATGGGTTATTATGAGATGGCTCATTCTAGCGGTTTAACTAGGTGAACGGTTCCAGCCGATTCCCTGGCCATTACAATTACAGTAGGATCGAACTCGCATTACTACTAGATATAcacaaaattgaaaaacaactGAATTCATAAATTATTGTATATAGTTGATATAAAGGGTAAATGATCATGAGTTGATTCTAGGAATGTAACTAAACtgtaagttaaatatatatactttgctATATTAATCACACAAGACCAAAGTTAACATAAGAAATGGATCAATCTAATAGTATAGAATAATAGATACAAATGCAATATGACTATATATTACTACTAAAAATTATGTTGCAAAAAGGACGTGACACTCTCACCCAACCAAAAGGAATCATTATATTGATCAGTCAGCTGTAGTTGgcctatatatattattactactGCTTCAAACCCTTTGCCTTATAAATTCGTATGCACAAATACATAAACAACAATTAATTACAACAagctttttctctctttctctattCTACTAATCTTGTCACGTACCTTTTGGCTAATCATTTTTCGTTTATCGTTGTTTTACGGACGGATTACATCCAAACGGGGAGTTATTTGGTTATGATGGGTGTGACCAACAGGTGCTCACATACTTCACATATCACAGAGATCATCATAACAAGCTTTTTTCGCCACAAGATTTATTAAACTAACTAAGCCCTTCtttcatataatataattcacaaaaaaaattaaggacCTTATATTGATGATCAGCAAAAGTTATGGTTGATTGAGTATGTAGTAATACCAAATTTGTGGTGTATTGTATGTATTGGTAACATGGCTGCTAGGAGCTTTCTTTATGGCGGTGATTCGAGTTTTAACCCTGGTCTGTTAACAAACAAGAGtgttgcttcttcttcttctaattgtAATAAGCACCCTCTTGATGCCCTTTTTGTCTCTGGTTCCTCTCATTCTTTTCTAGGTAATtactaatcatatatatataaagtttgatGATTTTTAGTTTGcatctatatatgtttaatgtatGCATGTTTAGATCATAGATTGTTTTTCAATTTCTGTTTCATAAAGCTGGGTAATAGACTAATAGCTAAGTTGACTTCCAATTTGTTATGATGATTAGTAAAGTTGTATTCATTTaagtgatgatgcaaaagaataaaaatacatataagtGTTTGATTGTTCCATCATGACTTATATATCTTTGATTGTTGTTCTATGCTTGTTTGATTTTGTGAACATGAATAAAGGAAGAACAGCTTTATGTTACCTTTTTGAAGAATCATTATACATTTCTAGTTGATGCTTTTGTTCCCCCCAAATAAAAGCATTTTTAGATCTATCTAGtaaattcatcatttttaacAAGAAAACACATAGGCTTGACTTTCTTGGAAGAAATTGTCCAATACCCTGAAATCTTAATGGTTGACTTTTTGGTGATCATTACTTGATTTGACTGAAGAAAGTGTGTTTTGATGATATCTTTTTGATACATCATTAGGTTCCAGATCAATGGTTAGTTTTAAGGATAACGGAAACGGATCAAGAAGCACGTTTTTTCAAACATTCGATCAGGAAGAGAATGGAGATGATGAATATGATGATTACTTTCACCATCCCGAGAAGAAAAGGCGTCTCAAAGCGGATCAAGTTCAATTCTTGGAGAAAAGTTTTGAGACAGAAAACAAACTTGAGCCCGAAAGAAAAATTCAGCTTGCAAAGGACCTTGGCTTGCAGCCTAGACAAATTGCAATTTGGTTTCAAAACCGCCGTGCACGTTGGAAGACCAAACAGCTTGAGAAAGACTATGATGTTTTACAAGAAAGCTACAACCAACTCAAGGCAAATTACGAAAATCTtcttcaagaaaaagaaaaactaaaatccGAGGTAAAGATAACCTCAAATGTTGCTTAACATTTTATTCAACTTAAGGCGAAAAATGAGCTTTTACTAATAAGTATTTCATGTATAGGTTCTTGATCTAAATGAAAAACTATCAATGCAAGAGACGGAAAAGGGTACTTCTGATTCATCAAGTACCAAAagcccatttgacccattacaaCAAGAACAGGTTACAGACTGTATGAATGATGATGTTGCTATAAAAAGTGTTGTGAGCGATTCGAGCAGCCCCGGTTATGGGGTCCAGTCTCTATTGGAACGTGGTGACTCGTCGTATTTGTTTGAACAAGATCAGAGTGATGGATCTTTAGATGAAGAAGATAATTTGGACAAGATGTTTGTGAGTGGCTACATGTTACCCAAGATTGAATGTGGCGAATACCCGAAACTAGATGTTGTGAAATCTTGTTACCTTGGAATCCCTTGTCAAGACCATGGTGATGATCATGATCAAGACCAATCTTTTGGCTTTTGGTCTTATTGAGTTAAACTCATGGACagagttaattaattaagtttatatatgtaatatgttttatatctatctatctattgttatatatgtttctcaTGAAATTTTCCTAGTATGGTgtaaaaaggaataaaatccAACTTGTTACAACACCCTCGCATCAAAATTCATGAGTGGTGATGTTGGGTCTTTATTTTGCTTGTATTTTTCATCTTGAAAACAAGCCATACCTATTGTAAACATCTATTTTTGTTGTACTTTGTACTGGT
The Erigeron canadensis isolate Cc75 chromosome 2, C_canadensis_v1, whole genome shotgun sequence DNA segment above includes these coding regions:
- the LOC122587148 gene encoding homeobox-leucine zipper protein HAT5-like isoform X1 translates to MAARSFLYGGDSSFNPGLLTNKSVASSSSNCNKHPLDALFVSGSSHSFLGSRSMVSFKDNGNGSRSTFFQTFDQEENGDDEYDDYFHHPEKKRRLKADQVQFLEKSFETENKLEPERKIQLAKDLGLQPRQIAIWFQNRRARWKTKQLEKDYDVLQESYNQLKANYENLLQEKEKLKSEVLDLNEKLSMQETEKGTSDSSSTKSPFDPLQQEQVTDCMNDDVAIKSVVSDSSSPGYGVQSLLERGDSSYLFEQDQSDGSLDEEDNLDKMFVSGYMLPKIECGEYPKLDVVKSCYLGIPCQDHGDDHDQDQSFGFWSY
- the LOC122587148 gene encoding homeobox-leucine zipper protein HAT5-like isoform X2, encoding MVSFKDNGNGSRSTFFQTFDQEENGDDEYDDYFHHPEKKRRLKADQVQFLEKSFETENKLEPERKIQLAKDLGLQPRQIAIWFQNRRARWKTKQLEKDYDVLQESYNQLKANYENLLQEKEKLKSEVLDLNEKLSMQETEKGTSDSSSTKSPFDPLQQEQVTDCMNDDVAIKSVVSDSSSPGYGVQSLLERGDSSYLFEQDQSDGSLDEEDNLDKMFVSGYMLPKIECGEYPKLDVVKSCYLGIPCQDHGDDHDQDQSFGFWSY